The sequence TACTCATGAAGACAAGGGTAGACCCAAAATTCAACAAGATAGAGGTTTAAACTGTGTTCTTTTTCTCTATCTAGCTAGTAGCTGTGTTCTACTGTTCTCTACCTTTCTTCTCTCTGACTTTACTGACTTCCTACCATCATCattcatctctttctctctctctctccctctccataTTTATTCTCTTATCTGTTCCTCTACCCACTCCTTAAGTAGTAAAAACTAGAAAACCCAGTAGCCTACACTAAAAGTTAAGCATATCACTGAAGCCCAGTCTGCAATTTTAAGGTACTGTGAGACTGAGAGTGAGCAACTCttaccacccccccccccccccctcatcTAGATATTTTGGTCCtgattgtaaatttcttttgtttctttgttgctGTATGTTTGTTGATGCTACTTTGTAATTTTTCTATTGTGGATTTGGGGTTTGTCTGAGCtgttgttacttgttagtaGCTCCTCACTTATTTGTTCACCTTTAATTCTTATGAGTTtcgttttttaatttttggtatgtacagaattttaatattttgtgcTTCCATTATGGGTAGCAGGGATGATCATCCAGTTATTTTGATGTTGATTGTTGGTTTTCTGTTATAGTAATATACCTATATTTGATGCAGCATGTGATTTCTTACCTAAATTTTACTGTGATTGTGTGTTTGGTAGTGGTGGGTTGGGGTAATTTCACAGTATAGTTAAAATCATTTAAGGGAAGGTGCAACTTGTTAATCTCAAGTGGATCATCCGAAGTCAGAGACGATCATTTTCTGTTGTTAAGTAATATGTTAGTAATTTGCTTGCTTaaagtaaattataaaaacaGTAGACTTATGCTGAGCATGAGGAGTGCTTTACTAAATTCCTAACCCAGTACTGGGTCTCTCGTGTTAAGGAATCATCACTCGTTATAAAAGATGGCAAATACATTTATATGTAAACATTTTTAGAGATCTGCTACGGGCCTTTACCATCACAAGTCAAGTTAATATAATGTGAGAATGTTTTAGGTTGCAAGGTATGATCTTTAACCTTGAATATAGGCTCCATACatgtaaaatttattgatacAACCTAAGTGCTGTACATTCTCTGCATAATAGGGGGTCTCTCCATCATTTTGGCTGTATTTGGTTCATGATAAATGCTTATCCAAGATATGGTTGTCAAACCTCCCATGGGGTCATTTGTTTTGCAGTAGTTTGGTTAATTGCTGCTATTGCttccacacccccccccccccccctccttttttttaaggataaaatatACTGTTGGTTCTTGAAATTTGGCATAAGTTTAATTTTGGTCCTttaaaatgtttgaatttggctCCTTATATTTTGCTGAGGTTTGATTTTGGTCATTTAAATACGGAGTTGATTTGGTTTTGGTCCCATTAATATGGGCTGGTTCAATTAGTTCCTCAAAAATGGGGTGCCTCATCATTCTATTAATTACAttgacaaaaaggaaaaaaaaaagagggaccAAATTCTTcccttttaaaaattttagagacCAAATCCaaacttattaaatttaatgaacCAAATTCTTTCTTATACTAAATTTCAACGACTAAAAGTTTAATTTACCCCAAGTGAGTTTTGGCCCTAGGGGAGGGGAAATGGGAGATCCGAACTAATGACCTCCACTTTTTTTTGAGTCGTGGTCCTCAGCTGATTGGGCTACCCTCAAGGGTTAATTGTTGCTATCTTACAATGAAATTCAGTAAAGTAGAGGTATTCTACTTGTTTTTAAACAATTAATCAGCACTTATGGTGTTATAATATGGAATAATAAATCCTTGTTCTAGAAAATGTTGTATTGCAtctgtataatttttttttaaaaatatttcatcaaaaaaatgtCTCGAATCTGGAGACTTAATTTGATTTCCATTTTCACAATTGTAGCAATCCTATAAAAAGTGCTAGCCACATCTTTGCATATAGCCCAAAAGAACTAGCTAGTCACAATTACTAGGTTGCCCATTGGATATTGATTAAGTGTGtgttgtgtgggtgtgtgtgtgttgagtCCCACATCTGGcatattttgggttaatttggGCTTTATTAAGAACTACAAGGAGCCTTAATTGTGACTAGACTAGTCATTTTGGATATAGCACAAATGTGGCTAATGCTTTTTCTAGATTTGATTGGATATTGCTTGGGTGTGTATTGTGTGGGTTTGTGTTGAGTTCCACATTGGGCATATATTGAGTTGATTTGAGCTTTCCATGAAATAAGTTCAAACTCTCGTGTCTTTTCATGTCAAATTGAGCAATCTTCAATGATCAAGCAGTTCATCTACACTCAATCAAATTCtaagtttcttttttcctatCAACAATGAAGTGGACTATTAGCTGAGCACATATTGCAGGAATTTTGAATCTTGGATTATTGATTTTGAATATGCTTTTCCCTGCTAATGTTATTTGGGAATTTTGATATTCTTGATATTACGcattgaacaaaaatattttaatatttagcCTTTAAAATTCTGAATTCCAACATTTTCGGAGGTGCTCATTGTAATTAGTAGCAGTTGTTATTGAGGTAGTAGTTGTTTTAATATATTAACAACTGCGGCAaacatcaaaacatcagcaattaTAAAAAGAACTTCAACAGTACAGAGTGATATCAGATCATCTAGAATTCTTATGGCTATGTCCCCTAACAGATTTGAAGGTTTGAGTTACTGATCATTGCTGTCGTACTTTTGCCTTTTCTTCCTCCCATCTGCTTTAATAATCTCAAATTTCAATCTCCATcttttaaagaatatatataagtgaataaaCAATGGACCGTGATagaatcttttcctttttttagatGAATCTTGAAAAATTTGTGTTGCTTTGTAGATTTCTTTGGAGTGAAAGCATCAAAGGTGAAGCAGTTGCATGTGGCAAATCTATCTGCTgggattttttttcatgaatctTCAAATACTGCATTTTAGCTTGTTCTCCATTGTCAAACGGAGTGATAAATGTGATTTCTTTTCATAAAGGTTGTAAGATTGTcaactgattttatttttgtggaaGCTTAATAATATTCACATTGATGACTGCCTGCATATTTTACACTTGTTGGGATGACAAGCTCATCAGGTGCATCTTTTATAATAAGCGCTAAGGAGACTTTAAATAAGTAGGTGACACAGTATGATTTTGAATAGGATAGAATGGCTGTGAAAAATACATGTGAACAGCCCCAGTTTAGTCGGTTGGGGATCCATAGTTAACCCTATAGTTTTGTTGCtaaggctttttttttgttgttataataCTGTTTAAATGGTAGTTTGACACAGGTTTTCTGCATATTGTAGACCCAAAATCAAGAGTTTGAAACATGGTAGAAAATGTTGcatttcttctgtttttttaaGTACAGTCCCGTGCATGTAGTTGTGCATTTTTCTGTAGTACATGGATGGAGCACAGCTAATGTTTTTGTATATATGGAAGAACCAGAAGGGTGCACTCCATACTCAATTTGACATGTATTGGCCACTGTATATACAGTGAATAAAATGTTTCATTGTCCATGCAGGTGAATAGCTAAGTGTCCACTGTCAGCAATTGGCTTTATCATTCTTTCATTGTTTCTGTCAAAAGAAACAAGCTCTCAACCTCAAGCGCTACTCAAACATGGTAACACCAAATTCAAACTTAGAATCTGAAAATGAGTCAGAAGTCAGCAGCCAAGTAGCTTCAAATGTACCTGTGCAAGAAGCATCTCATGATCTCTCCAAGGACACCACCACTAATTCATCCTGTCTCACAAATGCAATTAAGCCTCAACCAGATCCGAAGCCTGTTTCACTCGACTTGACACTCCACTTCAGCACCATTGATGCTAATGTGAAGGCCAAAGATGAGACTGGTGAGGCAGCAGCCCATAATTCTGCAGCAACAGTTCCAAGGGTTTTCTCTTGCAATTACTGCCGGCGCAAGTTCTTCAGTTCACAAGCGCTGGGAGGCCATCAAAATGCTCATAAGAGGGAAAGGACAATGGCAAAACGTGCTATGCGGATGGGAATGTTCTCTGATAGGTATACTAGCTTGGCTTCTCTTCCCCTTCATGGTTCTGCATTTCGGTCCCTTGGGATTGAAGCTCATGCTGCAATGCACCAAAGAATACTACCATCAGAAAGGCCTCCTCGAGGTGGAGCAAGGTTTGAACAAGGCTATTTTGGAGTACCAATGTTTGTTGAAGATGATGATGTGGGACTGTTTTGGCCTGGGAGTTTCCGGCAGGTGAGTGAACCAGTAGGAGCAGTTGGTGGTAATTTGGCTATGGAATTAgctcaaaattcaaatatgaattttgttgTGACAGCACCCCCACCGAGGACAACTTCATCGTCCCCTGATcttactttgaaactttgagattttttgtttgaatatcATTGTCTGTGGACAATGTACCCTTTGTACATGAGATATGCATTGGCATCGGCTATGAGCtcttaaatatttctttttctttctttttaatcaaaacTCTCTTCCTTTTCTATCTGTTCTGGAAAGATGTTACAACTGTTGTATAAGAATTTCTGCAGGTTGAAATTAATTGATAGAGCTTGCCAGGTAATGTTGATAATAGTGTTCACCTCATAAGTTGTTATCCTCTTCCTGTTCGGGTAAGTAGTTAAAACTTCTTTCTGCTCTATTGATAAACTTGCAATTATATAATTctacatatttttctttcctttgggTGGATGATGTGCTTTAGTTTACCATTTTAAGATGGAAGAAGCAGCCCCTTGTTTAATCTCAATATGTTTTGACACACTATTTTTAAAGTAATCCTGCATTGATgggttcattttattttagttggtatACCAAGGTTATGTAATTGGATTTGTGTTTTTTCCACAAATTAATATATCATTCAACATTTGTACATAAAAACATCCTTCAAACATGCATTTTCCGCTGCTCTTTCCATTTTagctctttttattattattattattattattttctttttatgaagACGATTGAGAAGAGCAGGCCTGATCGGGTCTCTCTATCAGaagctagaaaaaaaaaatcccgtgtatttatttttctagtgTCCATATATCAGGTCTCTCTCAGTAGCTGGAAAGTGATTTCTGAAATGATATATACCCAATTCGGCTCAGGCAGGCAAGTCAAAAGCATTCAAGCTTTAACTCAGCCTTGAATTAGGCACTTCACTTGCAGCTATGGTACGGTGGTAACCTATATAACTTCTTCACAATTTGGCCTATCTAACATGCTATAAAATGTTTCATTATTGGTTtcctaattatttatttgttggtatgaattttttttttgtttgcttttaatTTGGTATGATTGAGGGAAGGTGGTTTAAGTTATTTTACAGTGAATGTCAATATTATTCTGAGGGGTGCATTTCGAGGCCAATATCCTGCACAGGACCTTCAACTATATCCAAGCTAACAATATTTGGACTTCGTATTGTCATCTTTATTAATCTTTGATGTTTGCAATGAAGGGTTCAAAAAAGATATATTGGTTTCACAGTGATGCAGTGTGACAAACCAATATGACTTTTGGTGTGAATTAAGTGATCCATAGGATAACCAGATAAGAGTTTACTCTACAGGGTGAGTTCAAAGGACCTTGCTTTAGTGAGGTTTcacgtcattaaaaaaaaataatgataataattttttaaaaaca comes from Castanea sativa cultivar Marrone di Chiusa Pesio chromosome 3, ASM4071231v1 and encodes:
- the LOC142629427 gene encoding zinc finger protein 7-like; protein product: MVTPNSNLESENESEVSSQVASNVPVQEASHDLSKDTTTNSSCLTNAIKPQPDPKPVSLDLTLHFSTIDANVKAKDETGEAAAHNSAATVPRVFSCNYCRRKFFSSQALGGHQNAHKRERTMAKRAMRMGMFSDRYTSLASLPLHGSAFRSLGIEAHAAMHQRILPSERPPRGGARFEQGYFGVPMFVEDDDVGLFWPGSFRQVSEPVGAVGGNLAMELAQNSNMNFVVTAPPPRTTSSSPDLTLKL